The following proteins are co-located in the Gossypium hirsutum isolate 1008001.06 chromosome A02, Gossypium_hirsutum_v2.1, whole genome shotgun sequence genome:
- the LOC121214802 gene encoding protein tesmin/TSO1-like CXC 2 isoform X1, which yields MMDTPEKTQISSSLSKFEDSPVFNYINSLSPIKPVKSVHVAQTFNPLSFASLPSIFTSPHVSSHKESRFLKTYTEPLKPELSSADGTKVSTNEEAGADAQENFDQGVSLGETSFEMPNEPSRIAIGLPQTLKYDCSSPDCDATPSVIKTTCVSDTSLAIVPFVQETSEKGLSDRVEIRDTFQVEQKRDTIGSEWESLISDTSDLLIFNSPNDSEAFRGVIQKSLDPSVLISQFSQDDINEACQTTVDLDKYKDQTEGAGDMNEMNPVNESFEVASVTNFISGSLTDYMETRMSAPYSFKPDSNLHRGFRRRCLDFEMLAARRKNLDGGSTTNSSTDNKLVPGKPDSDSPRCIVPGIGLHLNALAIASRDNKNMKLETLSSGTQKLSFPSLNSPCTGGAETTYESLPSASTERESDAVENGVQLAEDASQASAYLVNEEFNQNSPKKKRRRLEQAGEGESCKRCNCKKSKCLKLYCECFAAGVYCIEPCSCQDCFNKPIHEDTVLATRKQIESRNPLAFAPKVIRTSDSVPEVGDDLITTPASARHKRGCNCKKSNCLKKYCECFQGGVGCSINCRCEGCKNAFGRKDGSAIMETDGEPGEEETDPSEKNALDKNFEKPDILNNEEQNPASALPTTPLQLCRPLVQLPFSSKSKPPRSFIAIGSSSALYTGQRYGKPSIIRPQNIIEKHFQTIAEDETPEILRGNSSPGTGIKTSSPNSKRISPPQYELGSTPGGRSGRKLILQSIPSFPSLTPKH from the exons ATGATGGATACCCCAGAGAAGACCCAGATTAGTTCCTCACTTTCTAAGTTCGAG GATTCCCCAGTCTTTAACTACATCAACAGCCTTTCCCCCATCAAACCAGTCAAATCCGTACATGTTGCACAGACGTTCAACCCGCTTAGCTTCGCATCGCTTCCGTCTATTTTCACTTCACCCCATGTCAGCTCTCACAAGGAATCTAGATTCCTGAAAAC CTATACAGAGCCATTGAAACCCGAGTTGTCTTCTGCAGATGGGACTAAAGTTAGTACAAATGAGGAGGCAGGTGCGGATGCACAGGAGAATTTTGATCAAGGAGTTTCCCTGGGTGAGACTTCTTTTGAGATGCCTAATGAACCTTCAAGGATTGCAATTGGGCTGCCACAAACCTTAAAGTATGATTGCAGTAGCCCCGACTGTGATGCAACACCTTCTGTTATCAAGACAACTTGTGTCTCAGACACATCTCTCGCAATTGTTCCATTTGTTCAAGAAACCTCTGAAAAAGGCTTATCTGACAGAGTGGAAATACGGGACACTTTCCAGGTTGAGCAAAAAAGGGATACTATAGGATCTGAGTGGGAGAGTTTGatttctgatacatctgacttattgatttttaattccCCCAATGATTCGGAGGCTTTTAGGGGTGTGATTCAGAAATCTTTGGACCCTAGTGTTCTTATTTCTCAGTTCTCACAAGATGATATCAATGAGGCATGCCAAACTACTGTTGATTTGGACAAGTATAAAGATCAAACTGAAGGAGCCGGAGATATGAACGAGATGAACCCTGTGAATGAAAGTTTTGAGGTCGCTAGTGTGACTAACTTCATATCTGGCAGTCTGACTGATTACATGGAAACTCGCATGTCAGCCCCATATTCTTTTAAG CCCGATTCTAATTTGCATCGTGGGTTCAGGCGGCGCTGTTTAGACTTTGAGATGCTGGCCGCTCGGAGGAAGAACTTAGATGGTGGTTCAACTACCAACTCTTCTACAGATAACAAATTGGTGCCCGGTAAGCCTGACAGTGATTCCCCAAGGTGCATTGTACCCGGAATTGGTTTGCACCTAAATGCTCTTGCAATAGCCTCAAGGGATAACAAGAATATGAAGCTCGAAACTTTATCTTCTGGGACACAAAAGCTAAGTTTCCCTAGCTTGAATTCACCCTGCACAGGCGGTGCAGAAACTACTTATGAATCTTTGCCTTCAGCCTCAACTGAAAGAGAATCTGATGCTGTTGAAAATGGGGTTCAACTTGCAGAAGATGCTTCTCAGGCATCTGCCTATTTAGTTAATGAAGAGTTCAATCAAAATAGTCCCAAAAAGAAGAG AAGGAGATTAGAACAAGCTGGAGAGGGTGAGTCCTGTAAACGATGCAACTGCAAGAAGTCAAAGTGTCTGAAACT CTACTGCGAATGCTTTGCTGCCGGTGTATACTGCATCGAACCGTGTTCGTGTCAAGACTGCTTTAATAAGCCTATCCATGAAGATACTGTACTTGCAACACGCAAGCAAATTGAGTCTCGAAACCCACTTGCATTTGCTCCCAAAGTGATCAGGACCTCTGATTCAGTACCTGAAGTCGGG GATGACTTGATCACAACACCAGCTTCAGCTCGACATAAACGAGGATGCAACTGCAAGAAATCAAATTGCCTGAAGAAATATTGTGAATGCTTTCAG GGCGGTGTTGGCTGTTCCATCAACTGCAGATGTGAAGGGTGTAAGAATGCATTCGGTCGGAAGGATG GATCTGCTATCATGGAAACCGACGGGGAGCCAGGAGAAGAAGAAACGGATCCTTCTGAAAAGAATGCACTGGACAAAAACTTCGAAAAGCCCGACATCTTAAATAATGAAGAGCAAAATCCAGCTTCTGCTCTCCCAACAACTCCACTACAACTTTGCAG ACCTTTGGTCCAACTGCCATTTTCATCAAAGAGCAAACCTCCACGGTCCTTCATTGCCATCGGATCATCTTCCGCACTGTATACTGGTCAAAGATACGGCAAGCCTAGCATTATTCGACCTCAAAACATTATCGAAAAGCATTTCCAAACTATTGCTGAAGATGAAACACCCGAGATTCTACGAGGCAATTCATCTCCCGGAACTGGGATTAAGACTTCGTCCCCCAACAGTAAGAGGATCTCTCCTCCTCAATATGAGTTAGGGTCAACCCCTGGTGGTCGGAGTGGCCGGAAGTTAATATTGCAGTCAATACCCTCATTTCCTTCCCTTActcctaagcattaa
- the LOC121214802 gene encoding protein tesmin/TSO1-like CXC 2 isoform X2 — MPNEPSRIAIGLPQTLKYDCSSPDCDATPSVIKTTCVSDTSLAIVPFVQETSEKGLSDRVEIRDTFQVEQKRDTIGSEWESLISDTSDLLIFNSPNDSEAFRGVIQKSLDPSVLISQFSQDDINEACQTTVDLDKYKDQTEGAGDMNEMNPVNESFEVASVTNFISGSLTDYMETRMSAPYSFKPDSNLHRGFRRRCLDFEMLAARRKNLDGGSTTNSSTDNKLVPGKPDSDSPRCIVPGIGLHLNALAIASRDNKNMKLETLSSGTQKLSFPSLNSPCTGGAETTYESLPSASTERESDAVENGVQLAEDASQASAYLVNEEFNQNSPKKKRRRLEQAGEGESCKRCNCKKSKCLKLYCECFAAGVYCIEPCSCQDCFNKPIHEDTVLATRKQIESRNPLAFAPKVIRTSDSVPEVGDDLITTPASARHKRGCNCKKSNCLKKYCECFQGGVGCSINCRCEGCKNAFGRKDGSAIMETDGEPGEEETDPSEKNALDKNFEKPDILNNEEQNPASALPTTPLQLCRPLVQLPFSSKSKPPRSFIAIGSSSALYTGQRYGKPSIIRPQNIIEKHFQTIAEDETPEILRGNSSPGTGIKTSSPNSKRISPPQYELGSTPGGRSGRKLILQSIPSFPSLTPKH; from the exons ATGCCTAATGAACCTTCAAGGATTGCAATTGGGCTGCCACAAACCTTAAAGTATGATTGCAGTAGCCCCGACTGTGATGCAACACCTTCTGTTATCAAGACAACTTGTGTCTCAGACACATCTCTCGCAATTGTTCCATTTGTTCAAGAAACCTCTGAAAAAGGCTTATCTGACAGAGTGGAAATACGGGACACTTTCCAGGTTGAGCAAAAAAGGGATACTATAGGATCTGAGTGGGAGAGTTTGatttctgatacatctgacttattgatttttaattccCCCAATGATTCGGAGGCTTTTAGGGGTGTGATTCAGAAATCTTTGGACCCTAGTGTTCTTATTTCTCAGTTCTCACAAGATGATATCAATGAGGCATGCCAAACTACTGTTGATTTGGACAAGTATAAAGATCAAACTGAAGGAGCCGGAGATATGAACGAGATGAACCCTGTGAATGAAAGTTTTGAGGTCGCTAGTGTGACTAACTTCATATCTGGCAGTCTGACTGATTACATGGAAACTCGCATGTCAGCCCCATATTCTTTTAAG CCCGATTCTAATTTGCATCGTGGGTTCAGGCGGCGCTGTTTAGACTTTGAGATGCTGGCCGCTCGGAGGAAGAACTTAGATGGTGGTTCAACTACCAACTCTTCTACAGATAACAAATTGGTGCCCGGTAAGCCTGACAGTGATTCCCCAAGGTGCATTGTACCCGGAATTGGTTTGCACCTAAATGCTCTTGCAATAGCCTCAAGGGATAACAAGAATATGAAGCTCGAAACTTTATCTTCTGGGACACAAAAGCTAAGTTTCCCTAGCTTGAATTCACCCTGCACAGGCGGTGCAGAAACTACTTATGAATCTTTGCCTTCAGCCTCAACTGAAAGAGAATCTGATGCTGTTGAAAATGGGGTTCAACTTGCAGAAGATGCTTCTCAGGCATCTGCCTATTTAGTTAATGAAGAGTTCAATCAAAATAGTCCCAAAAAGAAGAG AAGGAGATTAGAACAAGCTGGAGAGGGTGAGTCCTGTAAACGATGCAACTGCAAGAAGTCAAAGTGTCTGAAACT CTACTGCGAATGCTTTGCTGCCGGTGTATACTGCATCGAACCGTGTTCGTGTCAAGACTGCTTTAATAAGCCTATCCATGAAGATACTGTACTTGCAACACGCAAGCAAATTGAGTCTCGAAACCCACTTGCATTTGCTCCCAAAGTGATCAGGACCTCTGATTCAGTACCTGAAGTCGGG GATGACTTGATCACAACACCAGCTTCAGCTCGACATAAACGAGGATGCAACTGCAAGAAATCAAATTGCCTGAAGAAATATTGTGAATGCTTTCAG GGCGGTGTTGGCTGTTCCATCAACTGCAGATGTGAAGGGTGTAAGAATGCATTCGGTCGGAAGGATG GATCTGCTATCATGGAAACCGACGGGGAGCCAGGAGAAGAAGAAACGGATCCTTCTGAAAAGAATGCACTGGACAAAAACTTCGAAAAGCCCGACATCTTAAATAATGAAGAGCAAAATCCAGCTTCTGCTCTCCCAACAACTCCACTACAACTTTGCAG ACCTTTGGTCCAACTGCCATTTTCATCAAAGAGCAAACCTCCACGGTCCTTCATTGCCATCGGATCATCTTCCGCACTGTATACTGGTCAAAGATACGGCAAGCCTAGCATTATTCGACCTCAAAACATTATCGAAAAGCATTTCCAAACTATTGCTGAAGATGAAACACCCGAGATTCTACGAGGCAATTCATCTCCCGGAACTGGGATTAAGACTTCGTCCCCCAACAGTAAGAGGATCTCTCCTCCTCAATATGAGTTAGGGTCAACCCCTGGTGGTCGGAGTGGCCGGAAGTTAATATTGCAGTCAATACCCTCATTTCCTTCCCTTActcctaagcattaa
- the LOC121214803 gene encoding transcription factor GTE8-like encodes MRKMKKIDVALGIQSSESGSVSYRKESSVGSKHGPEVAVLDGGLPEKRPKTVVNSTLNPQCSVILKELMKHPSLAAVNGERVSTSSNKARLRRASMLKSRFADTIFNAQQKKMDALNVDPLMETKQEKRTSKTRQVDKKGNAVEAAGDQVKVNVELKKQRERGRKAARIALDKMEDTAGIPLNIEVQKEFEILMGCSSSSNYLGYVESPTGQRVHR; translated from the exons ATGCGGAAGATGAAAAAGATCGACGTAGCTCTTGGAATACAATCTTCCGAGTCCGGGTCAGTTTCATATAGAAAAGAGAGCTCAGTAGGTTCCAAGCACGGACCAGAAGTAGCGGTTCTAGACGGTGGTTTGCCGGAGAAGAGGCCAAAGACGGTGGTGAACAGTACCTTGAATCCGCAGTGCTCGGTGATACTTAAAGAACTGATGAAACATCCATCTTTGG CTGCGGTTAATGGTGAAAGAGTTTCAACTTCTTCAAACAAAGCTCGCCTGCGCCGTGCTTCGATGTTGAAAAGCCGATTTGCAGACACCATCTTCAATGCACAACAGAAGAAGATGGATGCACTGAATGTTGATCCATTAATGGAGACGAAACAAGAAAAGAGAACATCCAAAACAAGGCAGGTTGACAAAAAAGGAAACGCCGTGGAAGCTGCCGGTGATCAAGTGAAGGTGAATGTTGAGTTGAAAAAGCAACGGGAAAGGGGTAGGAAAGCTGCTCGGATCGCATTAGATAAGATGGAAGACACTGCTGGGATTCCACTTAATATAGAGGTTCAAAAGGAATTCGAGATTCTGATGGGATGTTCTTCGTCCTCGAATTACCTCGGTTACGTCGAGAGTCCTACAGGTCAAAGAGTACATCGATAA